A single window of Silurus meridionalis isolate SWU-2019-XX chromosome 11, ASM1480568v1, whole genome shotgun sequence DNA harbors:
- the LOC124393622 gene encoding caspase-3-like, producing the protein MSFRGLGKSTAPHNRALIVSVEKFSACAGLGNRSGAARDAKRLHATLTRRGFRVTLLDDLDAREIIEAFKAESEQSVHSCFVGVLSSHGEEGLIFGADGRPVKLAHIYSLFGGPTMAVKNKLFLIQACRGNKLDDGVEVDSCEDDGVFECQSIPEESVVAYATAPGYGAYMNPTGSVFLQTFCDMVEEFEDWEITRFLTRLNRRVAFEFEAKGRELQGKKEMPCFISRLTADCYPFTNTLRVSATELLRDTYTAHKNAIS; encoded by the exons atgTCGTTTCGGGGTCTCGGTAAAAGCACCGCTCCTCACAACCGGGCTCTCATTGTGTCGGTGGAGAAGTTCAGCGCATGCGCAGGACTCGGAAACCGGAGCGGCGCGGCTCGGGATGCGAAGCGTCTGCACGCGACTCTCACTCGGAGGGGCTTCCGCGTGACCCTGCTGGACGACCTGGACGCGCGCGAGATCATCGAGGCATTTAAAGCAG AGAGTGAGCAGTCAGTGCACAGCTGTTTCGTGGGTGTGTTGTCAAGTCATGGAGAGGAAGGATTGATATTTGGAGCAGATGGACGCCCTGTGAAACTTGCACATATATACTCCCTATTTGGAGGACCGACAATGGCTGTCAAAAACAAACTGTTCCTAATTCAG gcTTGTCGAGGAAATAAACTGgatgatggtgttgaagtaGACTCGTGTGAAGACGATGGCGTGTTTGAATGTCAGTCAATCCCTGAAGAATCGGTGGTCGCCTATGCTACAGCTCctg GTTACGGTGCCTACATGAACCCAACTGGCTCTGTGTTTTTGCAGACATTCTGTGACATGGTGGAGGAGTTTGAAGACTGGGAGATCACACGGTTTCTGACTCGGCTGAATCGACGTGTAGCCTTTGAGTTTGAGGCTAAAGGACGTGAACTGCAGGGCAAAAAGGAGATGCCGTGTTTCATCAGTCGCCTCACTGCTGACTGTTACCCCTTCACCAACACACTGAGAGTCTCAGCCACGGAGCTGCTCAGAGACACGTACACTGCTCACAAAAACGCTATCAGCTGA
- the dusp11 gene encoding RNA/RNP complex-1-interacting phosphatase isoform X1 encodes MGPIKKKAIPDRWTDYNAVGKRIPGTRFIAFKVPLKQALRRHLSDSEVFGPFELMDVLKKEGEELGLIIDLTYTTRYYQPQDLPDTLHYLKIFTAGHEVPSDSNILSFKKAVRNFLRENQNNDKLIGVHCTHGLNRTGYLVCRCVCRYLIDVDGVEPHEAIDLFNKSRGHAIERENYLDDLKSGPKRSNDGMEEPEQEPVRGTATSRSSMTVPEPHPSFRRREHHYHDHYEPFNQRWDEDHTRPCQPPLYPPPPHGAPPFPLHPSLPFRGPPLLPTPPSFNSWPSFRPGRYPVPAPNPAFMPRYTFGEQPRHARWKKQRTPYKPPNGSPYSH; translated from the exons ATGGGTCCAATAAAGAAGAAAGCCATCCCTGACAG ATGGACTGATTATAATGCAGTGGGAAAGAGGATCCCTGGCACGCGCTTCATTGCATTTAAAGTGCCTTTAAAACAG GCTTTGAGGAGGCATCTGAGTGACTCTGAGGTGTTCGGACCCTTCGAACTGATGGATGTATTAAAGAAGGAAGGTGAAGAACTCGGCCTCATCATCGATCTCACCTACACTACACGCTACTACCAGCCCCAG gatttACCAGACACGCTGCACTACCTTAAGATCTTTACAGCAGGACATGAGGTGCCGAGTGACTCCAACATCCTGAGCTTTAAAAAGGCTGTGAGAAACTTTCTGCGTGAGAACCAGAACAACG ATAAACTGATCGGGGTTCACTGCACCCATGGCCTCAACCGGACCGGATACcttgtgtgcaggtgtgtgtgcag ATACCTGATTGATGTAGATGGTGTTGAACCTCATGAAGCCATCGACT TGTTCAACAAGTCCCGCGGTCACGCTATCGAGAGAGAGAATTACTTGGACGATCTGAAATCAGGGCCGAAGCGCAG TAATGATGGAATGGAGGAACCAGAACAGGAGCCTGTCAGAGGCACAGCAACAAGCAGGAGTTCTATGACTGTCCCGGAACCTCACCCTTCATTCAGGAGAAGAGAACATCACTATCATGATCACTATGA ACCTTTCAACCAGAGATGGGATGAAGACCACACGAGACCTTGCCAACCTCCTCTATATCCTCCACCTCCTCATGGGGCTCCTCCTTTTCCCTTACACCCTTCTCTGCCTTTCAGGGGTCCACCTCTCCTACCCACACCACCTTCTTTCAATTCATGGCCTAGCTTTAGACCGGGCCGGTACCCTGTTCCTGCTCCGAACCCTGCCTTCATGCCGCGCTACACCTTCGGAGAACAGCCTCGGCATGCACgatggaaaaaacaaagaacTCCTTATAAACCCCCAAATGGTTCTCCATACTCACACTAA
- the dusp11 gene encoding RNA/RNP complex-1-interacting phosphatase isoform X2: MGPIKKKAIPDRWTDYNAVGKRIPGTRFIAFKVPLKQALRRHLSDSEVFGPFELMDVLKKEGEELGLIIDLTYTTRYYQPQDLPDTLHYLKIFTAGHEVPSDSNILSFKKAVRNFLRENQNNDKLIGVHCTHGLNRTGYLVCRYLIDVDGVEPHEAIDLFNKSRGHAIERENYLDDLKSGPKRSNDGMEEPEQEPVRGTATSRSSMTVPEPHPSFRRREHHYHDHYEPFNQRWDEDHTRPCQPPLYPPPPHGAPPFPLHPSLPFRGPPLLPTPPSFNSWPSFRPGRYPVPAPNPAFMPRYTFGEQPRHARWKKQRTPYKPPNGSPYSH; encoded by the exons ATGGGTCCAATAAAGAAGAAAGCCATCCCTGACAG ATGGACTGATTATAATGCAGTGGGAAAGAGGATCCCTGGCACGCGCTTCATTGCATTTAAAGTGCCTTTAAAACAG GCTTTGAGGAGGCATCTGAGTGACTCTGAGGTGTTCGGACCCTTCGAACTGATGGATGTATTAAAGAAGGAAGGTGAAGAACTCGGCCTCATCATCGATCTCACCTACACTACACGCTACTACCAGCCCCAG gatttACCAGACACGCTGCACTACCTTAAGATCTTTACAGCAGGACATGAGGTGCCGAGTGACTCCAACATCCTGAGCTTTAAAAAGGCTGTGAGAAACTTTCTGCGTGAGAACCAGAACAACG ATAAACTGATCGGGGTTCACTGCACCCATGGCCTCAACCGGACCGGATACcttgtgtgcag ATACCTGATTGATGTAGATGGTGTTGAACCTCATGAAGCCATCGACT TGTTCAACAAGTCCCGCGGTCACGCTATCGAGAGAGAGAATTACTTGGACGATCTGAAATCAGGGCCGAAGCGCAG TAATGATGGAATGGAGGAACCAGAACAGGAGCCTGTCAGAGGCACAGCAACAAGCAGGAGTTCTATGACTGTCCCGGAACCTCACCCTTCATTCAGGAGAAGAGAACATCACTATCATGATCACTATGA ACCTTTCAACCAGAGATGGGATGAAGACCACACGAGACCTTGCCAACCTCCTCTATATCCTCCACCTCCTCATGGGGCTCCTCCTTTTCCCTTACACCCTTCTCTGCCTTTCAGGGGTCCACCTCTCCTACCCACACCACCTTCTTTCAATTCATGGCCTAGCTTTAGACCGGGCCGGTACCCTGTTCCTGCTCCGAACCCTGCCTTCATGCCGCGCTACACCTTCGGAGAACAGCCTCGGCATGCACgatggaaaaaacaaagaacTCCTTATAAACCCCCAAATGGTTCTCCATACTCACACTAA
- the dgcr2 gene encoding integral membrane protein DGCR2/IDD isoform X3, with protein sequence MVLVCVCVCVCVCVCVCVCVCVCVEKCPSGWHHYEKTSSCYKVYERGENYWQAGETCQRVNGSLATFSTNEELQFILKIDQRVCERRDQCSFWVGYQYVITNQSRSFEGRWEVAYKGSVQVFLPPEGLWSVSEASVKQDSVYCAQLQRFHNRNMNERGLHSWHTENCYKPFPFLCKRRQTCVDIRDNVVSEGLYFTPKGDDPCLSCTCHDGEAEMCVAALCERPQGCTHFTKDPKECCKFTCLDPEGSSLFDSMASGMRLIISCISSFLVLSLLLFMVHRLRQRRRERIDTLIGGNLHHFNLGRRVPAFDYGSDMFGTGLTPLHLSDDGEGGAFHFQEPPPPYAAYKYPELRPPDEPPPPYEASITPNSLLYLGLGLNGTQDNGGGGTLCRTPLQAPPPPLEERTESIDSSTMLVTPDTPTETDDLDLSSTLDSTNTTSLSTVV encoded by the exons ATggtcttggtgtgtgtgtgtgtgtgtgtgtgtgtgtgtgt ctgtgtgtgtgtgtgtgtgtgtgtgtgtgtagaaaaatgCCCGAGCGGATGGCACCACTATGAGAAGACCTCCAGCTGTTACAAGGTGTACGAGAGAGGGGAGAATTACTGGCAGGCTGGAGAGACGTGCCAGAGAGTGAACGGTTCGCTCGCCACCTTCAGCACCAACGAAGAGCTGCAGTTCATCCTCAAAATTGACCAGAGAGTGTGTGAGCGCAGGGACCAGTGCAG TTTCTGGGTGGGCTATCAGTATGTCATCACCAATCAGAGTCGATCGTTTGAGGGCCGATGGGAGGTGGCCTATAAAG gctctGTGCAGGTGTTTCTGCCCCCGGAGGGATTGTGGAGTGTGTCGGAGGCGAGCGTGAAGCAGGACAGCGTGTACTGCGCACAACTGCAGCGTTTTCACAACAGGAACATGAATGAGCGTGGCTTGCACAGCTGGCACACAGAGAACTGCTACAAACCCTTTCCTTTTCTCTGCAAAAGAC GACAGACGTGTGTGGATATCCGGGATAACGTGGTCAGCGAGGGACTGTATTTCACACCCAAGGGGGACGACCCGTGTCTGAGCTGCACGTGTCACGACGGCGAGGCGGAGATGTGTGTTGCGGCGCTGTGCGAGAGGCCGCAGGGTTGTACGCACTTCACCAAGGATCCTAAAGAGTGCTGCAAGTTCACCTGTCTCGATCCAG AAGGCAGCAGTCTGTTCGACTCCATGGCGAGCGGCATGCGTCTGATCATCAGCTGCATCTCGTCCTTTCTGGTCTTGTCCTTGCTGCTCTTCATGGTACACCGCTTACGGCAGCGACGCAGAGAGCGCATTGACACGCTGATCGGAGGGAACT TGCACCACTTTAACCTGGGCCGCCGTGTTCCCGCTTTCGATTATGGCTCAGACATGTTTGGGACGGGTCTCACACCGCTACACCTGTCTGATGATGGAGAAGGTGGCGCTTTCCACTTCCAGGAACCACCACCCCCCTATGCAGCATATAAATACCCTGAGCTCCGGCCTCCAGATGAGCCTCCGCCCCCTTATGAGGCTTCCATCACCCCCAACTCTCTTCTTTACCTGGGACTTG GGCTGAACGGTACACAGGACAATGGAGGAGGTGGAACCCTCTGCAGAACCCCTCTTCAGGCTCCGCCCCCTCCGCTTGAGGAGAGGACAGAATCTATTGACAGCAGCACAATGTTGGTGACCCCCGACACCCCTACAGAGACCGACGACCTCGATCTCAGCTCCACACTTGATTCCACGAATACCACCTCACTCAGTACGGTGGTTTGA
- the ess2 gene encoding splicing factor ESS-2 homolog, whose protein sequence is MEETAVCVKPDNAVEVRKPQEEPSKPKKKILDEDEYIESLEQIIQRDFFPDISKLQAQKDYLEAEESGDLQRMREIAIKYGSAMAKYTPRTYVPYVTPSSFETPDGHATSPSSRSGRDTELGGKDGGKEEKELPSLDRFLSKNTSEDNASFEQIMVLAQDKEKLKNSWLHEAESEYKQRQEENLALPSSETQALECVKAGVETWKYTAKNALMYYPEGVEDNTMFKKPREVLYKNTRFDVDPFCKALNKSQIQQAAALNAQFKLGKVGPDGKELLPHESPKVNGYGFEGAPSPAPGVCESPLMTWGEIEDTPFRLDGSDTPLIERTHGPAFKIPEPGRRERLGLKMANELAAKNRAKKQEALRKVTENLASLTPKGLSPAALSPALQRLVNRSSVKYTDKALRASYTPSPSHRASGSKTPLTPSESLHTPTPGKTRTPASHDPASITDNLLQLPKRRKAADYF, encoded by the exons ATGGAGGAGACTGCGGTGTGTGTAAAGCCTGATAACGCCGTGGAGGTGAGGAAACCACAGGAGGAACCGAGTAagccgaagaagaagatctTGGATGAAGATGAATACATCGAG AGTTTGGAGCAGATCATTCAAAGGGACTTCTTCCCGGACATCAGTAAGCTGCAAGCACAGAAAGATTACCTGGAGGCAGAGGAGAGCGGGGACCTGCAGAGAATGAGGGAGATCGCCATCAAATACGGCTCAGCCATGGCCAAATATACACCACGAACTTACGTCCCTT atGTGACCCCGTCATCATTTGAGACACCTGATGGCCACGCTACTTCTCCATCCAGTAGATCAGGACGAGACACCGAGCTCG GAGGGAAAGACGGCgggaaagaggagaaggagctGCCATCTCTGGACCGTTTCCTGTCGAAAAACACGAGTGAGGATAACGCGTCGTTCGAGCAGATAATGGTTTTGGCCCAGGATAAGGAGAAGCTGAAGAACTCCTGGCTGCACGAGGCAGAGAGCGAGTACAAACAG CGTCAGGAGGAAAATCTGGCTTTGCCATCATCAGAGACTCAAGCTCTGGAGTGTGTGAAGGCCGGAGTAGAGACGTGGAAGTACACGGCCAAAAACGCCCTCATGTATTACCCTGAAG GTGTGGAAGACAACACGATGTTTAAGAAGCCGAGAGAAGTCTTGTACAAAAACACACGCTTCGATGTAGACCCGTTCTGCAAAGCCCTCAATAAATCACAGATCCAGCAGGCTGCCGCTCTTAATGCACAG TTTAAATTAGGAAAAGTTGGACCAGATGGAAAAGAGCTGCTGCCACACGAGTCTCCCAAAGTCAACGGTTACGGCTTCGAGGGAGCGCCATCTCCGGCACCAG GAGTGTGCGAGTCTCCCTTGATGACGTGGGGAGAGATCGAGGACACTCCCTTCAGACTGGACGGTTCAGACACGCCCCTTATCGAAAGGACCCATGGCCCAGCATTTAAG atCCCAGAGCCAGGACGCAGAGAGAGGCTCGGGCTCAAAATGGCCAACGAATTGGCAGCCAAAAACAGAGCGAAGAAACAGGAAGCTCTTCGTAAAGTCACGGAAAATCTCGCTAG tttGACCCCAAAAGGTCTGAGTCCTGCCGCTTTGTCTCCCGCGCTGCAGCGCCTCGTCAACCGCTCATCTGTTAAGTACACTGACAAAGCGCTGCGTGCCAGCTATACCCCTTCACCTTCTCACAGAGCCTCAGGCTCCAAAACTCCCCTCACCCCGTCAGAGTCCTTACACACCCCCACACCAGGCAAAACCCGCACCCCTGCCTCCCATGACCCCGCCTCCATCACCGACAACCTGCTACAGCTGccaaagagaagaaaagcagCCGACTATTTCTGA
- the tssk6 gene encoding LOW QUALITY PROTEIN: testis-specific serine/threonine-protein kinase 6 (The sequence of the model RefSeq protein was modified relative to this genomic sequence to represent the inferred CDS: deleted 2 bases in 1 codon) — protein MNGIDIGEVIGYTLSQTLGLGGYSKVKCAYDKELKINVAIKITDRRKVSSNFWNKFLPRELEIQASLNHPHITKMFKTIHIDEQKHVIVMELASQGDLQKLIKINGKLSEDLSKKLFLQLSVAVKYLHDQNIVHRDLKCENLLLDHDFNLKVADFGFSKRLRYVGGKMVLSNTFCGSAGYMSPEILQKISYNPKTSDVWSMGVVLFNMLVGTIAFDDSSITRMGKQKQHVINFPVDLQDNCKNVCDLITCMLNPDPDQRFDINQVIQHPWVQEQFKLDQGSLRESSSPSTSETGTEEV, from the exons ATGAACGGAAT AGATATTGGAGAAGTTATTGGCTACACACTTAGCCAAACGCTAGGTCTAGGGGGTTACAGCAAGGTCAAGTGTGCCTACGACAAAGAGCTGAAGATAAATGTGGCCATTAAGATTACTGACAGGAGGAAAGTGTCCAGTAATTTTTGGAATAAATTCCTGCCACGTGAACTGGAGATCCAAGCCTCACTAAACCACCCACATATAACAAAGATGTTCAAGACCATTCATATAGATGAACAAAAGCATGTCATAGTGATGGAATTGGCTTCACAGGGTGACCTGCAAAAACTTATTAAAATCAATGGTAAGCTCTCCGAGGACCTCTCTAAAAAGCTGTTCCTCCAGCTCTCAGTTGCCGTCAAGTACCTTCACGACCAAAATATTGTTCACCGTGACCTGAAATGTGAAAACCTGCTGCTGGATCATGACTTTAACTTGAAAGTTGCAGACTTTGGCTTCAGCAAAAGATTGAGGTATGTGGGTGGCAAGATGGTGCTAAGTAACACGTTCTGTGGGTCTGCAGGATACATGTCACCAGAAATACTGCAGAAAATCTCTTACAACCCTAAAACAAGTGACGTGTGGAGCATGGGTGTGGTGTTGTTCAACATGCTGGTCGGCACCATAGCGTTTGATGACTCCAGCATTACGAGGATG GGAAAACAGAAACAGCACGTAATCAACTTCCCTGTAGATCTACAGGACAACTGCAAGAATGTGTGCGACCTGATCACCTGCATGCTGAACCCCGATCCAGACCAGAGGTTTGACATTAACCAAGTAATCCAACACCCATGGGTGCAGGAACAGTTCAAACTAGATCAAGGTTCCTTGAGAGAGTCGAGCAGCCCATCCACATCAGAAACCGGCACGGAGGAAGTTTAG
- the dgcr2 gene encoding integral membrane protein DGCR2/IDD isoform X2 — protein sequence MVAISDRSSCRLFLALLYVLTLTDPSLTGSWLALATPLSEPRCAQDQFACLSGRMQCIPLDWRCDGWTACEDKSDEIDCPPMKEERYRYGSGFDQIEDVMGVAQPVRFNKKCPSGWHHYEKTSSCYKVYERGENYWQAGETCQRVNGSLATFSTNEELQFILKIDQRVCERRDQCSFWVGYQYVITNQSRSFEGRWEVAYKGSVQVFLPPEGLWSVSEASVKQDSVYCAQLQRFHNRNMNERGLHSWHTENCYKPFPFLCKRRQTCVDIRDNVVSEGLYFTPKGDDPCLSCTCHDGEAEMCVAALCERPQGCTHFTKDPKECCKFTCLDPGSSLFDSMASGMRLIISCISSFLVLSLLLFMVHRLRQRRRERIDTLIGGNLHHFNLGRRVPAFDYGSDMFGTGLTPLHLSDDGEGGAFHFQEPPPPYAAYKYPELRPPDEPPPPYEASITPNSLLYLGLGLNGTQDNGGGGTLCRTPLQAPPPPLEERTESIDSSTMLVTPDTPTETDDLDLSSTLDSTNTTSLSTVV from the exons atggtgGCGATATCCGACCGCAGCTCTTGCCGCCTCTTCCTCGCTCTTCTCTACGTCCTGACCCTCACGGATCCGTCACTGACCG GGTCGTGGTTAGCACTGGCCACACCGCTGTCAG AGCCGCGTTGCGCTCAGGACCAGTTCGCATGTCTCAGTGGGAGGATGCAGTGTATCCCTCTAGACTGGAGGTGTGATGGCTGGACGGCCTGCGAGGACAAGAGTGACGAGATCGACTGTCCTC CGATGAAGGAGGAGCGGTATCGTTATGGCAGCGGGTTCGATCAGATTGAGGACGTGATGGGCGTGGCCCAACCCGTGCGCTTTAACA aaaaatgCCCGAGCGGATGGCACCACTATGAGAAGACCTCCAGCTGTTACAAGGTGTACGAGAGAGGGGAGAATTACTGGCAGGCTGGAGAGACGTGCCAGAGAGTGAACGGTTCGCTCGCCACCTTCAGCACCAACGAAGAGCTGCAGTTCATCCTCAAAATTGACCAGAGAGTGTGTGAGCGCAGGGACCAGTGCAG TTTCTGGGTGGGCTATCAGTATGTCATCACCAATCAGAGTCGATCGTTTGAGGGCCGATGGGAGGTGGCCTATAAAG gctctGTGCAGGTGTTTCTGCCCCCGGAGGGATTGTGGAGTGTGTCGGAGGCGAGCGTGAAGCAGGACAGCGTGTACTGCGCACAACTGCAGCGTTTTCACAACAGGAACATGAATGAGCGTGGCTTGCACAGCTGGCACACAGAGAACTGCTACAAACCCTTTCCTTTTCTCTGCAAAAGAC GACAGACGTGTGTGGATATCCGGGATAACGTGGTCAGCGAGGGACTGTATTTCACACCCAAGGGGGACGACCCGTGTCTGAGCTGCACGTGTCACGACGGCGAGGCGGAGATGTGTGTTGCGGCGCTGTGCGAGAGGCCGCAGGGTTGTACGCACTTCACCAAGGATCCTAAAGAGTGCTGCAAGTTCACCTGTCTCGATCCAG GCAGCAGTCTGTTCGACTCCATGGCGAGCGGCATGCGTCTGATCATCAGCTGCATCTCGTCCTTTCTGGTCTTGTCCTTGCTGCTCTTCATGGTACACCGCTTACGGCAGCGACGCAGAGAGCGCATTGACACGCTGATCGGAGGGAACT TGCACCACTTTAACCTGGGCCGCCGTGTTCCCGCTTTCGATTATGGCTCAGACATGTTTGGGACGGGTCTCACACCGCTACACCTGTCTGATGATGGAGAAGGTGGCGCTTTCCACTTCCAGGAACCACCACCCCCCTATGCAGCATATAAATACCCTGAGCTCCGGCCTCCAGATGAGCCTCCGCCCCCTTATGAGGCTTCCATCACCCCCAACTCTCTTCTTTACCTGGGACTTG GGCTGAACGGTACACAGGACAATGGAGGAGGTGGAACCCTCTGCAGAACCCCTCTTCAGGCTCCGCCCCCTCCGCTTGAGGAGAGGACAGAATCTATTGACAGCAGCACAATGTTGGTGACCCCCGACACCCCTACAGAGACCGACGACCTCGATCTCAGCTCCACACTTGATTCCACGAATACCACCTCACTCAGTACGGTGGTTTGA
- the dgcr2 gene encoding integral membrane protein DGCR2/IDD isoform X1 produces MVAISDRSSCRLFLALLYVLTLTDPSLTGSWLALATPLSEPRCAQDQFACLSGRMQCIPLDWRCDGWTACEDKSDEIDCPPMKEERYRYGSGFDQIEDVMGVAQPVRFNKKCPSGWHHYEKTSSCYKVYERGENYWQAGETCQRVNGSLATFSTNEELQFILKIDQRVCERRDQCSFWVGYQYVITNQSRSFEGRWEVAYKGSVQVFLPPEGLWSVSEASVKQDSVYCAQLQRFHNRNMNERGLHSWHTENCYKPFPFLCKRRQTCVDIRDNVVSEGLYFTPKGDDPCLSCTCHDGEAEMCVAALCERPQGCTHFTKDPKECCKFTCLDPEGSSLFDSMASGMRLIISCISSFLVLSLLLFMVHRLRQRRRERIDTLIGGNLHHFNLGRRVPAFDYGSDMFGTGLTPLHLSDDGEGGAFHFQEPPPPYAAYKYPELRPPDEPPPPYEASITPNSLLYLGLGLNGTQDNGGGGTLCRTPLQAPPPPLEERTESIDSSTMLVTPDTPTETDDLDLSSTLDSTNTTSLSTVV; encoded by the exons atggtgGCGATATCCGACCGCAGCTCTTGCCGCCTCTTCCTCGCTCTTCTCTACGTCCTGACCCTCACGGATCCGTCACTGACCG GGTCGTGGTTAGCACTGGCCACACCGCTGTCAG AGCCGCGTTGCGCTCAGGACCAGTTCGCATGTCTCAGTGGGAGGATGCAGTGTATCCCTCTAGACTGGAGGTGTGATGGCTGGACGGCCTGCGAGGACAAGAGTGACGAGATCGACTGTCCTC CGATGAAGGAGGAGCGGTATCGTTATGGCAGCGGGTTCGATCAGATTGAGGACGTGATGGGCGTGGCCCAACCCGTGCGCTTTAACA aaaaatgCCCGAGCGGATGGCACCACTATGAGAAGACCTCCAGCTGTTACAAGGTGTACGAGAGAGGGGAGAATTACTGGCAGGCTGGAGAGACGTGCCAGAGAGTGAACGGTTCGCTCGCCACCTTCAGCACCAACGAAGAGCTGCAGTTCATCCTCAAAATTGACCAGAGAGTGTGTGAGCGCAGGGACCAGTGCAG TTTCTGGGTGGGCTATCAGTATGTCATCACCAATCAGAGTCGATCGTTTGAGGGCCGATGGGAGGTGGCCTATAAAG gctctGTGCAGGTGTTTCTGCCCCCGGAGGGATTGTGGAGTGTGTCGGAGGCGAGCGTGAAGCAGGACAGCGTGTACTGCGCACAACTGCAGCGTTTTCACAACAGGAACATGAATGAGCGTGGCTTGCACAGCTGGCACACAGAGAACTGCTACAAACCCTTTCCTTTTCTCTGCAAAAGAC GACAGACGTGTGTGGATATCCGGGATAACGTGGTCAGCGAGGGACTGTATTTCACACCCAAGGGGGACGACCCGTGTCTGAGCTGCACGTGTCACGACGGCGAGGCGGAGATGTGTGTTGCGGCGCTGTGCGAGAGGCCGCAGGGTTGTACGCACTTCACCAAGGATCCTAAAGAGTGCTGCAAGTTCACCTGTCTCGATCCAG AAGGCAGCAGTCTGTTCGACTCCATGGCGAGCGGCATGCGTCTGATCATCAGCTGCATCTCGTCCTTTCTGGTCTTGTCCTTGCTGCTCTTCATGGTACACCGCTTACGGCAGCGACGCAGAGAGCGCATTGACACGCTGATCGGAGGGAACT TGCACCACTTTAACCTGGGCCGCCGTGTTCCCGCTTTCGATTATGGCTCAGACATGTTTGGGACGGGTCTCACACCGCTACACCTGTCTGATGATGGAGAAGGTGGCGCTTTCCACTTCCAGGAACCACCACCCCCCTATGCAGCATATAAATACCCTGAGCTCCGGCCTCCAGATGAGCCTCCGCCCCCTTATGAGGCTTCCATCACCCCCAACTCTCTTCTTTACCTGGGACTTG GGCTGAACGGTACACAGGACAATGGAGGAGGTGGAACCCTCTGCAGAACCCCTCTTCAGGCTCCGCCCCCTCCGCTTGAGGAGAGGACAGAATCTATTGACAGCAGCACAATGTTGGTGACCCCCGACACCCCTACAGAGACCGACGACCTCGATCTCAGCTCCACACTTGATTCCACGAATACCACCTCACTCAGTACGGTGGTTTGA
- the orai1b gene encoding calcium release-activated calcium channel protein 1, giving the protein MSGSELSLQALSWRKLYLSRAKLKATSRTSALLSGFAMVAMVEVQLDTSHDYPPGLLIAFSACTTVLVAVHLFALMISTCILPNIEAVSNVHNLNSVRESPHERMHRHVELAWAFSTVIGTLLFLAEVVLLCWVKFLPIRPKNQKNGTISAGVAAAITSTSIMVPFGLIFIVFAVHFYRSLVSHKTDRQFRELEELEDLTRLQNELDQRGETSALHSPTSQ; this is encoded by the exons ATGAGCGGAAGTGAGCTGTCTCTGCAGGCTCTGTCCTGGCGGAAGCTCTATCTGAGCAGGGCGAAGCTCAAAGCCACAAGCCGCACTTCAGCGCTGCTGTCCGGCTTCGCCATG gtggcgATGGTGGAGGTTCAGCTGGATACGAGTCACGATTACCCCCCTGGTCTGTTGATTGCCTTCAGCGCCTGTACCACAGTGTTGGTGGCGGTTCATCTTTTCGCTCTGATGATCAGCACCTGCATCCTGCCCAACATCGAGGCCGTCAGCAACGTGCACAACCTGAACTCGGTACGCGAGTCTCCGCATGAACGTATGCATCGCCACGTCGAGCTGGCCTGGGCTTTCTCAACCGTCATCGGCACGCTGCTCTTCCTCGCCGAGGTCGTCCTGCTCTGCTGGGTCAAGTTTTTACCCATCAGGCCCAAGAACCAGAAAAACGGCACGATCTCCGCCGGAGTGGCCGCCGCCATCACCTCCACCTCTATCATGGTGCCGTTCGGCCTCATCTTTATCGTCTTCGCTGTCCATTTTTACCGCTCGCTTGTCAGTCACAAAACCGACCGCCAGTTCCGGGAGCTGGAGGAGCTGGAGGATCTGACACGGCTTCAGAATGAGCTGGACCAAAGAGGAGAAACATCAGCGCTGCACTCTCCAACCTCTCAATAG